One Sulfitobacter sp. M39 genomic window, CAAACAAGGGAGCAACCAGATGGCACATGACGGACACGACGTGATTTCCAGTGGGCAGGTCGTGATTGACGATCTTCTCGCAATCACCAAATCGACGCTGCCCCACGTGGATAACCTTTTGCAGGCTGCCAAGACGGCTGTCCGCGCGACGGTATCGCAAGATGAAAAAATTTCTAACGCGCTCGTCGAGGAAAACCAAACTGCCGCGCATGGCTTGGCCTGGCTGGCGACCTATGCTCAATCACTGACGCAAATGCAGCTCTGGTCAGAAAAGCTAGAGGCCGAAGGAAACTTTCTCGAGACAGAACAGCTGATCCATCAAATCGCGTTTGGTGAATATCTTTGCCAGATCTGCGGCGGCATCCAGATGAACCAAGGGGAAATTCTGCGCCTTCATGATTTGGGGATATCCAACGAGGACCAGCAAGCCTTTACCAGCACTAGCATCGAGACGCTTAAACGCGCCGGCAACACCCAAACGGCACGCACCCGGCTGGTCGAACTCATGCAAGAGCAAAGCGCAAACATCACCGTCGGGCGGTCCGGCCTTGACGAAGAGCTGGAGATGATCCGCGAACAATTCCGCCGCTATGCCGTTGAAAAAGTAGAGCCCTTTGCGCATGAATGGCATCTCAAGGATCAACTGATCCCGATCGGAGTCATCAACGAGCTGGCCGAGATGGGCGTATTTGGCCTGACCATCCCGGAAGAATTTGGCGGCTTTGGCCTATCCAAAGCTTCCATGTGTGTCGTGTCTGAAGAGCTGTCGCGCGGTTACATCGGGGTCGGCTCACTCGGCACGCGGTCTGAAATCGCTGCAGAGCTGATCATCGCAGGCGGTACGGATGCCCAAAAGGAAAAATGGCTCCCTCGGATTGCCAGTGCAGAGACTCTCCCCACCGCGGTATTCACTGAACCCAACACTGGGTCCGACCTTGGCTCTTTGCGCACACGCGCGGTGAAGGATGGCGAAGATTACAAGATAACAGGCAATAAAACATGGATCACGCATGCAGCGCGCACCCATGTCATGACGCTCTTGGCCCGAACCGATCCGCAGACCTCGAACTACAAAGGTCTGTCAATGTTCCTAGCCGAGAAAACGCCCGGCGATGACGAGAACCCCTTCCCTTCCGAAGGCATGACCGGCGGCGAGATCGAAGTGCTCGGCTACCGCGGCATGAAAGAATACGAGCTTGGGTTCGATGGCTTCCACGTCAAAGGGGAAAACCTTCTGGGTGGCGAAGAGGGCAAAGGTTTCAAACAGTTGATGGAAACCTTTGAAAGCGCGCGCATCCAAACCGCTGCACGCGCCATCGGAGTCGCACAATCCGCGCTCGACATCTCTATGCAGTATGCGATTGATCGCAAGCAGTTCGGCAAGTCCCTCATCAATTTCCCTCGCGTGTCGTCCAAACTGGCAATGATGGCGGTTGAGATTATGATCGCGCGTCAGCTCACGTATTTCTCCGCTTTCGAAAAGGATGAAGGCCGTCGTTGCGATGTCGAAGCGGGTATGGCCAAGCTTCTAGGCGCACGTGTTGCGTGGGCAGCAGCGGACAACGGCTTGCAAATCCACGGCGGGAATGGTTTTGCCCTCGAATACAAAATAAGCCGTGTCCTTTGTGATGCGCGTATCCTCAACATCTTTGAGGGTGCCGCAGAGATTCAGGCGCAGGTCATCTCGCGCCGGTTGCTCGGATAAAGCTCGGGCAGCCTGACGCGTGAAATCGTCTGGCTGCCTATCCTGACCCTATGATCAAGCTGACCTCCCTCTTACTGGCTATCACCCTGACGACCCAGTGCAGTCAGGACGAGACTCTGCGGGCCTATGGGGCCGCCGACCGCCTATGGCGCTTGCAAGAACTGAACGGGGTCGCGTTCTCAGCAAACACACAGCTGTCCTTTCCGGAAAAGGAACAGGTTATCGTTCAAGGCCCCTGCAATCGGATGTCCGGCACGAACAAACTGCCCTACCCTTGGTTTTCTTTCACGCTCATATCCTCCACCAAAAAGGCATGTCCTGATCTAAGCCAAGAAAACATCGTTATCGACGCGCTCAACAACGCCACCCTCGTCGAGATTCTGAATGACGTTATGATTCTGTCTAACACCGAAGACCTTAATATGGTGTTTCGCGCCGTCGACTAAATGCCTCTACGTAGCGCGCGCGCGCTTCGGGGAGGGGCTTGTCCCCTAGATCGCGCGCCAGATGCCGCTCCAGGAAATATCCCGTGGTTTTGAACGCCAGTGCAATATCCGCATCGCTCGCATCCCCTTCCCCGCGTAAAACGGGAGACAATGGCAGCATTTTATCAACCCACTCCCCCGCCCCTTCCCGGGTCACAGCACGCCCCGTTTTCGGGGACACGAAGACCAGCCCGCTGGTCCGTCCAGTCACCGC contains:
- a CDS encoding META domain-containing protein, which gives rise to MIKLTSLLLAITLTTQCSQDETLRAYGAADRLWRLQELNGVAFSANTQLSFPEKEQVIVQGPCNRMSGTNKLPYPWFSFTLISSTKKACPDLSQENIVIDALNNATLVEILNDVMILSNTEDLNMVFRAVD
- a CDS encoding acyl-CoA dehydrogenase family protein; this encodes MAHDGHDVISSGQVVIDDLLAITKSTLPHVDNLLQAAKTAVRATVSQDEKISNALVEENQTAAHGLAWLATYAQSLTQMQLWSEKLEAEGNFLETEQLIHQIAFGEYLCQICGGIQMNQGEILRLHDLGISNEDQQAFTSTSIETLKRAGNTQTARTRLVELMQEQSANITVGRSGLDEELEMIREQFRRYAVEKVEPFAHEWHLKDQLIPIGVINELAEMGVFGLTIPEEFGGFGLSKASMCVVSEELSRGYIGVGSLGTRSEIAAELIIAGGTDAQKEKWLPRIASAETLPTAVFTEPNTGSDLGSLRTRAVKDGEDYKITGNKTWITHAARTHVMTLLARTDPQTSNYKGLSMFLAEKTPGDDENPFPSEGMTGGEIEVLGYRGMKEYELGFDGFHVKGENLLGGEEGKGFKQLMETFESARIQTAARAIGVAQSALDISMQYAIDRKQFGKSLINFPRVSSKLAMMAVEIMIARQLTYFSAFEKDEGRRCDVEAGMAKLLGARVAWAAADNGLQIHGGNGFALEYKISRVLCDARILNIFEGAAEIQAQVISRRLLG